A genomic region of Catalinimonas niigatensis contains the following coding sequences:
- the carB gene encoding carbamoyl-phosphate synthase large subunit produces MPRDHSIKSVLIIGSGPIIIGQACEFDYSGSQAARSLREEGIEVTLINSNPATIMTDPVTADNIYLKPLEKKYIIEILEKHQIDAVLPTMGGQTALNLAIDCEKAGIWKKYNTRLIGVDINAIETTEDREKFRLKMKELDVNVCEGNTATSFLQGKEIAQRIGFPLVIRPSYTLGGYGGGFVDKPENFEKALTQGLHASPIHEVLIEQSIMGWKEYELELLRDNIGNIIIICSIENFDPMGVHTGDSITVAPAMTLPDTVYQEMRDLAKKMINGIGQFAGGCNVQFAVNPEDDSIVGIEINPRVSRSSALASKATGYPIAKVAAKLAIGYNLDELKNQITGNTSAFFEPAIDYTIVKIPRWNFEKFAGADHRLGLQMKAVGEVMGIGRNFQEALQKACQSLEIKRNGLGADGKEETDQKVILEKLEHPTGDRLFRIYDAFKLGISFSTIQKLTKIDKWFLMQIEELIELEKEIEQYTLDTIPKSLMITAKQKGYADRQIAHLLRCLESQVHEKRKEMGIQRVYKLVDTCAAEFEANTPYYYSTFQEENESISSDRKKIVVLGSGPNRIGQGIEFDYSCVHGVLAAKECGYETIMINCNPETVSTDFDVADKLYFEPVFWEHIYDIIQHEKPEGVIVQLGGQTALKLAEKLDRYGIKILGTSFEALDLAEDRGRFSTLLKENDIPYPQFGTITDAESALELSKEIGFPLLVRPSYVLGGQSMKIVINEKELEEHVVEILKEMPGNQILLDHFLEGAIEAEADAICDGEEAYIIGIMQHIEPAGIHSGDSYAVLPPYNLGDLIVRQIEVYTKKLALALGTVGLINIQFVIKDNRVYVIEANPRASRTVPFICKAYQEPYVNYATKLMLGEKKVKDFTFNPVKKGYAIKEPVFSFNKFPNVNKELGPEMKSTGEAIYFIDDLMDDYFLKIYSERNFYLSK; encoded by the coding sequence ATGCCTAGAGATCATAGTATCAAATCAGTGCTTATCATCGGTAGCGGTCCTATTATTATCGGACAAGCCTGCGAGTTTGATTACTCTGGCTCACAAGCCGCACGCTCTCTTCGGGAAGAGGGGATTGAAGTTACACTAATCAATTCCAATCCGGCGACCATTATGACAGATCCTGTCACCGCCGATAATATTTACCTGAAGCCACTGGAGAAAAAGTATATTATTGAAATACTGGAAAAGCATCAGATAGATGCAGTATTACCTACGATGGGTGGGCAGACTGCTTTGAACCTGGCCATTGACTGTGAGAAAGCCGGTATCTGGAAAAAATATAATACACGTTTGATCGGCGTAGATATCAATGCGATTGAAACTACGGAGGATAGAGAGAAATTTCGCCTCAAGATGAAAGAACTGGATGTTAACGTGTGTGAAGGAAATACAGCTACTTCTTTTTTGCAAGGTAAAGAGATAGCGCAACGTATAGGATTTCCGCTGGTCATTCGTCCTTCTTATACCCTGGGAGGCTATGGTGGAGGCTTTGTAGATAAGCCTGAAAATTTTGAAAAAGCACTGACACAGGGTCTTCATGCTTCTCCCATTCATGAGGTATTGATAGAGCAAAGTATCATGGGATGGAAAGAATACGAGCTGGAACTGCTACGCGACAACATAGGCAATATCATTATCATTTGCTCTATTGAGAATTTTGATCCTATGGGCGTACATACCGGAGACTCTATCACAGTTGCACCTGCCATGACTCTGCCTGACACAGTGTATCAAGAGATGCGCGACCTTGCCAAAAAGATGATCAATGGTATAGGTCAGTTTGCCGGAGGATGTAATGTACAGTTTGCCGTAAATCCTGAAGATGACTCCATTGTAGGAATTGAAATCAACCCCAGAGTATCACGTTCTTCAGCCCTGGCTTCCAAAGCTACCGGTTATCCTATTGCTAAGGTAGCCGCCAAGCTGGCTATCGGATATAATCTGGATGAGTTGAAAAACCAGATTACCGGAAATACTTCAGCATTCTTTGAACCTGCGATTGACTATACCATTGTAAAAATTCCTCGCTGGAACTTTGAAAAATTTGCCGGAGCAGATCACCGCCTTGGTCTGCAGATGAAAGCAGTAGGAGAGGTGATGGGTATCGGACGTAACTTTCAGGAAGCTTTGCAGAAGGCTTGTCAGTCGCTGGAAATCAAGCGTAACGGCCTGGGAGCAGACGGCAAAGAGGAAACTGATCAGAAGGTTATCCTTGAGAAACTGGAACATCCTACCGGAGACCGCTTGTTCAGAATTTATGATGCGTTCAAACTGGGAATTTCGTTTTCTACCATTCAGAAATTGACTAAGATTGATAAATGGTTCCTGATGCAGATAGAAGAGCTGATAGAACTGGAAAAAGAGATAGAGCAGTATACGTTGGACACGATTCCTAAAAGCCTGATGATAACAGCCAAGCAGAAAGGGTACGCCGATCGGCAGATCGCGCACCTGCTGCGCTGTCTGGAAAGCCAGGTGCATGAGAAACGCAAGGAGATGGGAATTCAGCGGGTATACAAATTGGTAGATACCTGCGCGGCGGAGTTTGAGGCAAACACTCCTTACTATTACTCCACTTTCCAGGAAGAAAACGAATCTATTTCATCTGATCGTAAAAAGATCGTCGTGCTAGGTTCCGGACCCAACCGCATCGGGCAGGGGATAGAATTTGACTACAGTTGCGTACATGGCGTGTTGGCTGCCAAAGAATGTGGTTACGAAACCATTATGATCAACTGTAATCCGGAAACCGTGTCTACTGACTTTGATGTTGCTGATAAACTCTACTTTGAACCGGTATTCTGGGAGCATATTTACGACATCATTCAGCATGAAAAGCCTGAAGGTGTAATCGTACAGCTTGGAGGACAGACTGCACTCAAGCTGGCTGAGAAACTGGATCGCTATGGAATCAAAATTCTGGGAACGAGCTTTGAAGCGCTTGATTTGGCTGAAGATAGAGGCCGCTTCTCCACTTTGTTGAAAGAAAATGATATCCCTTATCCCCAGTTTGGCACTATTACCGATGCTGAGTCAGCGCTGGAACTTTCCAAAGAAATAGGTTTCCCGCTACTTGTCCGTCCATCTTATGTGCTGGGAGGACAAAGCATGAAAATCGTGATCAATGAAAAAGAGCTGGAAGAGCATGTGGTAGAAATTCTCAAGGAAATGCCTGGAAACCAGATTCTGTTAGACCATTTTCTGGAAGGAGCGATAGAAGCCGAAGCCGATGCAATCTGTGACGGAGAAGAGGCCTATATCATTGGAATTATGCAACACATAGAACCGGCAGGAATCCATTCCGGTGACTCTTATGCCGTACTTCCTCCTTATAATTTGGGTGACCTGATCGTTCGGCAGATTGAGGTGTATACGAAGAAACTAGCTTTGGCACTGGGTACTGTGGGCTTAATTAATATACAATTTGTAATTAAAGATAACAGGGTATATGTGATTGAGGCTAATCCCCGGGCATCACGTACGGTTCCTTTTATCTGCAAAGCTTATCAGGAACCTTATGTTAATTATGCCACCAAACTGATGCTGGGCGAAAAGAAAGTAAAAGATTTTACTTTTAATCCGGTGAAAAAGGGCTATGCCATCAAAGAACCTGTTTTCTCCTTCAACAAATTTCCGAATGTCAATAAAGAATTGGGGCCGGAGATGAAATCTACCGGAGAAGCCATTTACTTCATTGATGATTTGATGGACGATTACTTTCTGAAGATATACAGCGAAAGGAATTTTTACTTAAGCAAGTAA
- a CDS encoding DMT family transporter produces the protein MNLSRGVWYMIVSVFFFSCMGLMVKLVSHIPSTQVVFFRSVISFLLSYLMLKKQKVSVWGNNKKYLLFRGMSGAVALILFYETLQHIPLASAVTIGFLAPIFTTLLGVIIIREKVYPLQWLFFLAAFGGVVMVQGFDSRIAPVYFIIGIIATFFSGLAQNFIRKLNTKEHPLVIIFYFPLITTPITGLYSAFRWEMPQGWDWVILISIGLFTQFAQFFMTKSIQMEELSKVSIIRYLGIVYALIFGYVFFDETYSIFAYAGMGLAILGVILNLWYKQLKTRKKLAEDSIVSN, from the coding sequence ATGAATTTATCCAGAGGGGTCTGGTACATGATTGTATCTGTATTTTTCTTTTCCTGTATGGGACTCATGGTCAAATTGGTGTCTCATATTCCTTCCACCCAGGTAGTGTTCTTTCGTTCTGTCATTTCTTTTCTTTTGAGTTACCTGATGCTGAAAAAGCAAAAGGTATCCGTATGGGGAAACAATAAAAAATATCTTCTCTTCAGAGGAATGAGTGGAGCAGTTGCTCTCATCCTGTTTTATGAAACCTTGCAGCATATTCCTTTGGCCAGTGCTGTTACCATTGGCTTTCTGGCACCTATTTTTACAACCTTATTGGGCGTAATTATTATCCGGGAGAAAGTTTATCCCTTACAATGGCTGTTCTTTTTGGCGGCTTTTGGTGGAGTAGTGATGGTTCAGGGGTTCGACAGCAGAATTGCTCCTGTATATTTTATCATAGGTATCATTGCTACCTTTTTCTCAGGACTGGCACAAAACTTCATCCGTAAACTAAATACGAAAGAGCACCCGCTGGTTATTATCTTCTACTTTCCTCTCATCACTACACCCATTACTGGACTTTATTCGGCTTTTCGTTGGGAGATGCCACAAGGCTGGGATTGGGTAATATTGATTTCTATAGGTTTGTTCACACAGTTTGCCCAGTTTTTTATGACCAAATCCATACAGATGGAAGAGCTATCTAAGGTAAGCATCATCCGTTATTTAGGAATTGTTTATGCCTTGATCTTCGGATATGTCTTCTTTGATGAAACCTATAGTATTTTTGCTTATGCAGGGATGGGACTGGCTATTCTGGGAGTTATTCTCAACTTATGGTATAAGCAGCTTAAGACAAGAAAAAAGCTGGCCGAAGACAGCATAGTGTCAAATTAG
- a CDS encoding DUF4834 family protein yields the protein MVLKFLVFLFFIYLLFRVVSFFFKVMRVVSGAKQQQANFNRQNGQHKSYGPQSRKYKQPADGNVNIDYIPEEDKKKGKGPRNFKGGEYVDYEDVK from the coding sequence ATGGTTTTGAAATTCTTAGTATTTCTTTTTTTTATATATCTGCTGTTCAGAGTAGTCAGCTTTTTCTTTAAGGTAATGCGGGTTGTTTCTGGAGCAAAACAACAACAGGCTAATTTTAATCGCCAGAATGGTCAACATAAAAGCTATGGTCCACAATCCCGTAAATACAAGCAACCTGCTGATGGTAATGTAAATATTGATTATATCCCGGAAGAGGATAAGAAAAAGGGCAAGGGTCCACGTAACTTTAAAGGCGGTGAATATGTAGATTACGAAGATGTTAAATAG
- the rsmI gene encoding 16S rRNA (cytidine(1402)-2'-O)-methyltransferase: MQETASLFLVPTPIGNLEDITLRGLRILKEVDTILAEDTRTSGILLKHYEITTKQHSYHAFNEHRTLDKLIERLKAGEKMALITDAGTPAISDPGFLLVRECLLHEIEVECLPGATAFIPALVKSGLPADRFTFEGFLPHKKGRQTKFKQLSEEDRTMIFYESPHRLLKTLQQFAEFFGEERNASVSRELTKLHEETINGSLADLIQHYSETKIKGEIVIVVEGKK, from the coding sequence GTGCAGGAAACCGCATCCCTTTTTCTAGTCCCTACGCCTATTGGTAATCTGGAGGATATTACCCTTCGTGGGCTGCGCATCCTCAAAGAGGTAGATACCATTCTGGCAGAAGACACCCGTACGTCAGGCATTCTCCTTAAACATTATGAAATCACTACCAAGCAACACAGCTATCATGCATTTAATGAACATCGCACCCTGGATAAGCTGATTGAAAGATTGAAAGCTGGTGAAAAGATGGCTCTCATCACGGATGCGGGAACTCCTGCTATTTCAGATCCCGGTTTTTTGCTGGTCAGGGAATGTCTGCTGCATGAGATTGAAGTAGAGTGTCTGCCCGGAGCAACTGCCTTTATTCCTGCGCTGGTCAAATCAGGTCTGCCGGCTGATCGTTTTACTTTTGAAGGTTTTTTGCCCCACAAAAAGGGAAGACAAACTAAATTCAAGCAGTTGAGCGAAGAAGACCGTACCATGATATTTTATGAGTCTCCTCATCGTTTGTTGAAAACACTACAACAGTTTGCTGAATTTTTTGGAGAAGAGAGAAATGCTTCTGTTTCTCGTGAATTGACCAAACTTCATGAGGAAACCATCAATGGCAGCCTTGCTGACTTGATACAACATTATTCTGAAACCAAAATCAAAGGAGAAATTGTCATCGTCGTTGAAGGTAAAAAATAA
- the lnt gene encoding apolipoprotein N-acyltransferase, translated as MSSSLKVKNKAAIGRKYELLILSLISGLLFWLGWPTLPFPFLLFFAIAPIFAMEEYISQADYKRSGRTFYGYLYLTLFLWNISTTWWVYNSTVVGALFMLLANAALMSIPFVLFRVTKKSAGDNWGYFSFVLYWITFEYIHLNWDLSWPWLTLGNGFASFPEWVQWYEYTGVFGGTLWILLANIAFYFVFLKGRAIQNRQFRWRSFSLTVLCLIPPIGYSYIRYAYYESQGEEKEVVVLQPNIDPFTEKFIGSENFIPFEQQLETFISLSEQKITPNTHFLVWPETAFDGAYNEEAIEDHKLIQRIKRFKAQYPDLALITGMTTFRLYGSQAEATPTARYSEESGYYDVFNTAFYLDENNNITFYHKSKLVPGVEIMPYPQVLRFVSELLFSLGGSSGGFGRQDERTVLENREGTGIAPAICYESIYGDFMSEYIRNGANAIFIITNDGWWGNTPGHQQHLAYASLRAIELRRSIARSANTGISAFLNQRGDILQATEYWEQDVIRGNIQLSEQLTFYARYGDYIARTAAWLSVFVFLAAVVKRQLLKNT; from the coding sequence TTGTCATCGTCGTTGAAGGTAAAAAATAAAGCTGCTATTGGCAGAAAGTACGAACTACTGATTTTATCTCTCATCAGCGGGCTTTTGTTTTGGCTTGGCTGGCCCACTCTGCCTTTTCCTTTTTTGCTGTTTTTTGCTATTGCTCCCATCTTTGCTATGGAAGAATACATCTCCCAGGCTGATTATAAACGTTCTGGTCGTACCTTCTATGGCTATCTCTATCTCACGCTCTTTTTATGGAACATCAGTACCACTTGGTGGGTGTACAATTCTACCGTGGTGGGAGCCCTATTTATGCTTCTTGCCAATGCAGCGCTGATGAGTATTCCTTTTGTGCTGTTTCGGGTTACTAAAAAGTCCGCTGGCGACAATTGGGGTTACTTTAGCTTTGTGCTTTACTGGATCACTTTTGAATACATTCACCTCAATTGGGATCTCTCCTGGCCCTGGCTCACACTAGGCAATGGTTTTGCCTCTTTTCCTGAATGGGTGCAATGGTATGAATATACAGGTGTGTTTGGCGGCACGCTCTGGATACTGCTAGCCAATATTGCTTTTTATTTTGTCTTTCTAAAAGGCCGAGCCATTCAAAACCGACAGTTTCGCTGGCGCAGCTTTTCGTTAACAGTTTTGTGTCTGATCCCTCCTATCGGCTATTCTTATATCCGCTATGCCTATTATGAAAGTCAGGGAGAGGAAAAAGAAGTTGTGGTCTTACAACCTAACATTGATCCTTTTACAGAAAAATTTATAGGTTCAGAAAATTTTATTCCTTTTGAGCAGCAACTGGAAACCTTCATATCTCTGTCAGAACAGAAGATTACTCCTAACACCCATTTTCTAGTCTGGCCGGAAACTGCTTTTGATGGCGCTTATAATGAAGAAGCTATTGAGGATCATAAGCTAATTCAACGCATCAAGCGCTTCAAAGCTCAGTACCCTGATCTTGCGCTGATTACCGGTATGACTACTTTTCGTCTGTATGGCAGTCAGGCAGAAGCTACGCCCACAGCGCGCTATAGCGAGGAATCTGGTTATTACGATGTCTTTAATACTGCTTTTTATCTGGATGAGAACAACAACATTACTTTTTACCATAAGTCAAAGCTGGTTCCCGGAGTAGAAATTATGCCTTACCCCCAGGTATTAAGATTTGTGTCTGAATTGCTATTTAGTCTGGGAGGGTCCTCCGGAGGTTTTGGTCGTCAGGATGAGCGCACTGTTTTGGAAAACAGGGAAGGTACTGGTATTGCTCCAGCCATTTGTTATGAATCTATTTATGGAGATTTCATGTCGGAATATATCAGGAATGGGGCCAATGCTATCTTTATCATCACCAACGACGGCTGGTGGGGCAATACGCCCGGGCACCAACAGCATCTGGCTTATGCCAGTCTGAGAGCTATTGAGTTACGCCGAAGCATTGCCCGATCTGCCAATACCGGGATTTCTGCTTTCCTCAATCAGAGAGGAGATATACTACAGGCTACAGAGTATTGGGAGCAGGATGTGATTCGTGGGAATATACAACTCTCCGAACAACTCACCTTTTATGCCCGTTATGGAGATTACATTGCCAGAACGGCCGCCTGGCTTTCTGTTTTTGTATTTCTGGCAGCCGTGGTCAAACGTCAACTTCTAAAAAACACTTAA
- a CDS encoding 4a-hydroxytetrahydrobiopterin dehydratase has protein sequence MWKEEDNKLKRSFEFKDFVEAFGFMSKVAIVAEKMNHHPHMSNTYNTVSFELSTHDAGNKVTDKDHKLAKEIDKLADIH, from the coding sequence ATGTGGAAAGAAGAAGATAATAAACTGAAAAGATCTTTTGAGTTCAAAGATTTTGTGGAAGCTTTTGGCTTTATGTCTAAAGTAGCCATTGTAGCTGAGAAGATGAATCACCACCCGCATATGAGTAATACATATAATACTGTGAGTTTTGAACTCAGTACCCATGACGCTGGAAACAAAGTAACAGACAAAGACCATAAGCTGGCAAAAGAAATTGATAAACTTGCTGATATTCATTGA
- a CDS encoding DUF6436 domain-containing protein: MKNAAIRIGASTLLLTVIVVTIIYIFWKEQAVYLLPTPKPGNYHEVALGAKPTLHINQLHVGKSERPLFLHFYNPDCPCSRFNLSQFKAMVKQYQDSVDFYVILHQSDKDQSAVESEFEVPVIRDDAGKIADAYGVYATPQALILNGSGEIYYRGNYNKARYCTSRETRFAELALDALIEGKPLPQFVELASISYGCSLPSDKKLTSFFF, translated from the coding sequence ATGAAAAACGCTGCCATAAGAATAGGAGCTTCTACATTATTATTAACAGTTATAGTTGTTACCATTATATATATCTTCTGGAAAGAGCAGGCTGTCTATCTTCTGCCTACACCTAAACCTGGTAACTATCACGAAGTTGCTTTAGGAGCAAAGCCCACGCTTCATATTAATCAACTCCATGTAGGAAAAAGCGAGAGGCCTCTTTTTCTACACTTCTATAACCCGGATTGCCCATGTTCACGATTTAATTTGAGCCAGTTCAAGGCCATGGTAAAACAATACCAAGACTCGGTTGACTTTTATGTAATCTTACACCAGTCAGATAAAGATCAAAGCGCAGTAGAATCTGAATTTGAAGTTCCGGTAATTCGTGATGATGCTGGGAAAATTGCTGATGCTTATGGCGTCTATGCAACTCCCCAGGCATTAATATTAAATGGTAGTGGTGAAATTTATTACAGAGGTAACTACAATAAAGCCCGCTACTGCACTAGCAGGGAAACTCGCTTTGCAGAACTGGCACTTGACGCACTGATTGAGGGTAAACCTCTTCCTCAGTTTGTAGAGTTGGCAAGTATTAGTTACGGATGTTCACTACCCTCAGATAAGAAGCTAACATCATTCTTTTTTTAA
- a CDS encoding DUF493 family protein has protein sequence MARTVDFESFKQKLDGIHKWPSLYMFKFIVPRGKEDEVFALFPKNKLTTKESSKGNYVSVTAKVMMGSSDAVMEKYVEADKIEGVFAL, from the coding sequence ATGGCAAGAACAGTTGATTTTGAGTCCTTCAAGCAAAAATTAGATGGTATTCATAAATGGCCTTCTTTATATATGTTTAAATTTATTGTGCCCAGAGGAAAAGAAGATGAAGTCTTTGCTCTTTTTCCTAAAAACAAACTGACTACTAAAGAATCTAGTAAGGGTAACTATGTGAGCGTAACGGCTAAAGTGATGATGGGCTCCAGCGATGCAGTGATGGAAAAATATGTAGAAGCAGATAAAATAGAAGGTGTATTTGCTCTGTAA
- a CDS encoding inositol monophosphatase family protein yields MDLQSTLKDTLQIIKETGAFIKNEALKFSLSSIEYKGKNDLVSYVDKEAERLLVASLGKIFPEAGFITEEGTADKGRAEQYNWVIDPVDGTTNYVHGIPFYSISVALMEGDDVILGVIYEPNRDEMFYSIKGGKVYLNDKEIKVSPVLKLEESLLATGFPYSKLQNVPAYIKIVEELMQKTHGLRRMGSAAIDLAYVACGRFEGFFEYNLKPWDVAAGGFLVQQAGGTVTTFTSTSDFIFGKELVAGCAIQPAFTEIIHRHWYATE; encoded by the coding sequence ATGGATTTACAATCTACCCTCAAAGACACCTTACAGATTATCAAAGAAACCGGTGCTTTTATTAAAAACGAAGCGCTGAAGTTCAGCCTCTCTTCCATAGAATACAAAGGGAAAAATGACCTGGTATCTTATGTGGATAAAGAAGCGGAGAGACTGCTGGTGGCAAGTTTAGGTAAAATTTTTCCGGAAGCAGGCTTCATTACTGAAGAAGGGACAGCAGACAAAGGAAGAGCGGAGCAATATAATTGGGTAATTGATCCCGTAGATGGTACCACCAATTATGTACATGGCATCCCGTTTTATTCCATCAGTGTGGCCTTAATGGAAGGGGATGATGTGATTCTGGGCGTAATTTATGAGCCCAATCGAGATGAGATGTTTTATTCTATCAAAGGCGGCAAAGTCTACCTGAACGATAAAGAAATCAAAGTTTCTCCGGTACTGAAACTGGAAGAAAGTCTTCTGGCCACAGGTTTTCCTTATTCTAAACTTCAGAATGTACCTGCTTATATCAAGATTGTGGAAGAACTGATGCAAAAAACACATGGATTAAGGCGGATGGGCAGTGCAGCCATAGACCTTGCCTATGTGGCCTGTGGCCGTTTTGAAGGTTTTTTTGAATACAACTTAAAGCCCTGGGATGTCGCTGCCGGTGGTTTTCTGGTCCAACAGGCCGGAGGCACAGTGACTACCTTTACTTCAACCTCTGATTTTATATTTGGTAAAGAATTAGTAGCGGGCTGTGCTATTCAACCCGCATTTACTGAAATCATTCACCGCCATTGGTATGCTACTGAGTAA
- a CDS encoding GAF domain-containing protein, whose product MNEHKSLQEKTSISFKETHKQSNTIIRFALLIYFLLGLALAAVYDTWFIALSIGPLCLLLYYIPVWLLPEKTLHHYTAGLSFSIFMAQFIYQMHGMFEMHFFAFIGVILLITYQNWKIFIPATLFIVIHHAAFAYLQYKGIEEVYFTQLAFMDMNTFIIHVGLAAVIIGLCAFWAYDFGKKSKVMMADKVVIEKQLQQADKNISIAAEIAEGNLELELTEAQASDKLGQALSHMLEKLREADQRERLEKFINQGLASLHDILRKKDTNLKETADTVLQFLVRYVKANQGSLFVHKPQTKTLQLLSCYAYDKKKHLESEVAYGQGLIGQAFLEKETIQLKEVPASYVRITSGLGEATPRFLIIVPLKVNETVVGVFELAFFKVVSDDVVQLLELAAEHIGSEILAGQKAEEMRNLLEQSQEYTEQMRSQEEEMRQNMEELQATQEELARKEREYLTQIEQLKSKVAELKQTV is encoded by the coding sequence ATGAACGAACATAAAAGCCTACAGGAAAAAACAAGTATTTCTTTTAAAGAAACCCATAAGCAGTCCAACACGATCATACGCTTTGCTTTATTGATCTATTTTCTATTAGGATTAGCATTAGCTGCGGTCTATGATACTTGGTTCATAGCGCTAAGTATAGGTCCTCTCTGTTTGTTACTATACTATATACCCGTATGGCTACTTCCTGAGAAAACCCTGCATCATTATACAGCAGGTTTGTCATTTTCAATTTTCATGGCCCAGTTTATCTACCAGATGCATGGCATGTTTGAGATGCACTTCTTTGCTTTTATCGGGGTGATACTGCTCATCACTTACCAGAACTGGAAAATATTTATTCCTGCAACGCTATTCATTGTAATCCATCACGCTGCTTTTGCCTATCTACAATATAAGGGAATAGAAGAAGTTTATTTTACCCAACTGGCTTTCATGGATATGAATACCTTTATCATCCATGTGGGTCTGGCTGCCGTAATCATTGGTTTGTGTGCATTCTGGGCATATGATTTTGGAAAAAAATCAAAAGTCATGATGGCAGACAAAGTAGTTATTGAAAAGCAGCTACAACAGGCAGATAAGAATATAAGTATTGCTGCAGAAATTGCAGAAGGAAACCTGGAACTTGAACTTACTGAAGCGCAGGCTTCTGATAAGTTGGGACAAGCCTTATCTCATATGCTGGAGAAACTGCGTGAAGCCGATCAGCGAGAGCGTTTGGAAAAATTCATCAACCAGGGGTTGGCAAGCTTACACGATATTCTTAGAAAAAAAGACACCAATCTTAAAGAAACAGCAGATACAGTATTACAATTTTTGGTGAGGTATGTAAAGGCAAACCAGGGATCTTTGTTTGTACATAAGCCTCAAACCAAAACTTTACAGCTCTTAAGCTGCTATGCCTACGATAAGAAAAAGCATCTGGAGAGCGAAGTAGCTTATGGACAGGGATTGATAGGACAGGCGTTTCTAGAAAAAGAAACGATTCAACTTAAAGAAGTGCCTGCCTCTTATGTCAGAATTACATCCGGTCTGGGAGAAGCTACTCCCCGTTTCCTGATCATTGTTCCTCTCAAAGTCAATGAAACGGTAGTAGGCGTTTTTGAGCTGGCCTTCTTCAAGGTAGTTTCTGATGATGTAGTCCAACTCCTAGAGCTAGCTGCGGAGCATATAGGCTCTGAGATATTGGCTGGACAGAAAGCAGAAGAGATGAGAAATCTCTTAGAACAAAGCCAGGAATATACAGAGCAGATGCGTTCTCAGGAAGAAGAAATGAGACAAAACATGGAAGAGCTACAAGCTACCCAGGAAGAACTGGCCAGAAAAGAGAGAGAATACCTGACACAGATTGAGCAGCTAAAAAGCAAGGTAGCTGAGCTAAAACAAACGGTATAA